TTTTCTTAATTTAAAAGTGGATTAAAACCATAGATCATTATTTTGGAATTAACCACATATTTGTTctttacacaaataataaactggtaacaaaacatgatgaaatgtaaataaataataaaaaatgtgtaaagcTGACTTCTGTCAAAAGTGAAAAGACACACTGAAGGTTGGCACTTCTTCCCCGTTGTACTGCATGTGAGTGCTTGCAGTTACAGTTATAGGCTAGTAGGCTACGTAGCTTTAGATGTGTCCCCCGTTTTGACATCGGCTGTTTAGACGTCGACAACACCTTCACTTCCGGCAAACACTCTTTGCATTGTACTCAAATGTTTGGGCCCTTATCTTTTGTCTGTATGAAGTTAACAAGTCGATTGAGTCTAGCGGCAGAATGGCACATGACCAGAGAGAGCCAATCACAAGTGTCGGCTTTAGAAGGAGGATGTTGATATGAATCCGAGCTTTTGCTGcaatttttaaattgtaatcaTGGAAATTTCCTAAAGCAACTGTAATGTAATTACACATTTTCTCCCAGTAATGTAACAGATTACAATTACGtacattttgtaataaattaCGTAACGTCGTTACATGCAACTCGTTACTCCAACactgttagttagttagttaagcAGTTAGTTTTTCCCACTCTTTCTCATGTCCCTGAAGGCATCAAGACCACTTGAGGCATATGTCTATGACTTGAGGCGCGCCCCCAAACGTCAAGTAACCCCGCCCCCTCGAGTTTTGACAGAGTGCGTCAGCCAATCAGATTCACCGGAACGTTACGCGTACGTGctggacacgcacacacggtgAATACGTGCCAGTTTGGGTGTTGGTGTCAATAGTACGCGGTTTTGatagttatatttatttatttcttttttaaaacttgtCCTCGAGCCTGAAACACACCTCTGTCCCCGCAGTGTGCGACGTAACCTCGCTCGTTCCACAGTAAGTGTGTGGAATGCGGTTGAACCCGTGTGAGTATGCTGCTAGCTAACTTTAGCTTCTGAATCCGGGCTGGTGAAGTATCTCGAACGTGACCAAATACGGCTAGTTGGACAACTAGTTAAATCATTATCAAGCTGTTTCGTTACTTTCCTGGGTTACCGCCGGACCCGGAGAGCACCCGGGTCGCGGTAGAGCTCGGGAGGTCTCGGTGTGGTGGTGACCTTCTTCGGCAGCTGTGAGTGGGACTGACATGACTGCAGCACCTGTAGTCGGACCCTGAGCTGAGTCTacggtcgtgtgtgtgtgtctgtcctcccTCTTCCCCGTGAGAATGAGTCGCGGCTCGGCTGTGAACCTGCTGTGTCTCGGCAACCGAGCTGTCAGCGTCCTCTACGGAAGCCCCCCCCGCTCCCTCCTCCACTTATCAGCGTACAACGCGGGGTCACTGAAGCCGAGATCCGGGTTCAGACCGGAGAAAGTGGCCGTGGTGACGAAGACGACCCGGTACGAGTTCGAGCAGCAGCGGTATCGGTTCGCTGGACTCTCCGAGGATGATCTGAAACAGCTGGTAAGACTGAATTTTGCTGTGTGATCCAGTCTGGGACAAAACAGTCTGCACGGTCTCTCTGGGGACTGGACGATTTtcgatttttttcttttcatcgcCCATCGCGGTAAAAAGCAACAAATCACGAACCTCCATAAAGATGCTCATTTTCGTTTAGTCATAACACACCCCACTGTCTGCAAAGATAAAATCAGTTATTTACACTTTATATTATACTGCTAGCTTAATGTAATACCGTCAAATTATTTcaaatgacatgtttttgttcacagaaacttaataataaatgttgctaTGTCATTAAAACAGATCGTGTTTTATAAGTGTTAACCCAAGTCAAGCAAGTTCTTATTGTATTATTTCTAATCATTCAACAGGTGTACTTAAACGGACAGAGGAAACATCGGTTAAATATACACCTTCCCTGGAAacagtacaaaaacacacatcagtcatcccatgggactgtagaaaattgtaaatatttaatcCGAGTAAAGGAAGATGAGGACTTAGAACCTGTTATTGCTGACAAAACATTCCAAATTTCTACAATGACTCAACATTTACATAAGTTGCAATGTTGACTAAGGTTCATCCTCACTAATCCTGACTCTTTTGAGGCTTCTTCAGTGTGAATAtcgtctggtttctttgctccatattaaaaaacagtttgtgtaccaaacaaggcatttgacaacatcatcatttcaagttttggaaaacaaagtttggggcattttatggaccaaacaacaaatcaattgACTGAGGAAGTCATTGACTGCTAACTGTTAGTTGCACAACAGTTTTCTGTCTATACACTTTCATAAAATGCACCTTAATCCAAATGTATCTCATGAAAACCTATAGATATCGAGGTAGATCAtaaatgttgctgtgtgtgcatcTAAAATATGCTCTAAACTTTACCGCATTATTATATTTGTGCCTATGGCTGCAGTttatttacctgtgtgtgtgtgtgtgtgtgtgtgttacagctcGCCATGAAGGGCTCCAGCTACAGCGGCCTGCTGGAGAGACACAACATCCACACCAACAATGTGGAACACATAGTGAAGAGCCTGCGGTAAGAagtcacacaacaacacaggcaGCTACACTCTAAGTGAAAACATGGTGGAGAGAAATCTATGCCATTTTAAGTGTATGCtaatttaagaatatgttcacccCTTCATATGGCTGCATGGCAGCACTGTCTGTGCCCCCACTGGACAGCCACACTCTCCATGACAAAATGATTGCtgcaggtctactgctgcctcatttagtACGTTTGTGTTAGTTGGTTTAAATTGGAAGCGAGGATTTTttacaccaaagtcacaaaatactaattagaacttaactgatggaggcagcagtggcagagactcctgcgtgctgtgatgtaaaatcgttgattttcttcATGGACTGTTGTGGGtgtcacaaagacacagacttTAATTCCAGTTGGTTAAAAAGACAGTGAGATAAACCTGCAAACATATTATTACGACATAAGCTGGATTGTATTAGGTGAACTTTCAGTGTTGGTGGTAACTGAGTAAAGGGACAGTTCGTGTGGCTGTATCAGATAAAATCTTGACGAGGATGACGATGTGTTTGCAGGAGCAAAGGCATCAACGTGCGAGTGGTGAAGAGAGGAGAGTACGATGCAGAAGTGGTGCGATGGGCAGACGCCATCATCTCTGCTGGAGGTTCGTATCTCTGTCACgctgttttacatttattggTGATGTTGCAGCTGAACAGCTCTCGCCTCTGTCTTCCCTTACCAGTGTTTTTGGACAACCTATGTAGCATCGGAAAGCATTTTACACAGGGGAACTTCAACGTCGTCTACTCCTCGGCGATGTTGTGATTCAGCAGAAAAAGCTCCACTAAATGCCCATAAATAGTACAAAATACACGAACAAAGGCTGCAGACAACAGacgcaggaaaaacaaaacaagttcttgaactgcagttttttttgttttttttgtcaggtgACGGGACAATGCTACTTGTTGCCAGTAAGGTTTTAAGCAAGGACAAACCAATTGTTGGAGTAAACACTGACCCTGAGAGGTAAAGCGCTCACCTGGACACATTTGTTTCACGGtttaaagggagagttcaggATTTATCTTTGCCGTTTGACAACCTCTTCCAACAAGAaaagtttttgtcactttgaaaACTGATCACGccaccacaccaaagtccatagagaaaatcagcatgttTAGCTCTTGTGTGAAACAGAAGCTTCTGGGCTAtttctgccttgtttggtaagtttgtgtcagttagctcattttcaaatgaaggattttcagCACCAGAGTTACAAAATAATATGTTTGAGctaactgatggaggcagcagtgactcAGCAAAATGGTTAATTTtctcagtggactttggtgtgggagagtgaatggtttactTTACACATGGTAGACTTTACAATTAATAGTGCaagtaacaattattttcataagcaATGAATCTAATGATGATTTTTCTTGACTAATGGATTAGTTGTCTGGTCTACAAAATGTCAGAAGAAGTTGATCATTGgttcacaaaccaaagtgattctGTTTTCGTGAttgcagaaaatattcacatccaagaagctgaaaactaaACATGAACTCAGCagttcacacagtgaaaaagCACATGGCAAATTGAGGGAcaacttcagtttcttgttggaaaagtctgtcttacagtgaaaataaaacgtTCTTAAAATATcgtatttttttccaaaatatgTTTCCAGCATCCTGGACTATCCCTTTTTAAAGTATGTCCTTGTGGAGTTACTGCAGGCTTCTTCTTACTGAGCTCATcatatttctgtctcttttgaCTGAAGGTCAGAAGGTCACCTGTGTCTGCCCGTACGCTACACTCGCGCTTTCCCCGAGGCGCTGGACAAACTCTTTCGTGGTGAGTTCAGGTGTGTATTTACCCACTTTCCTCCCGCTCATAAAAGTGAGTGACCTAGCACCGGTACACACAAGAACAGATGTAGGAgaaccaaaaaaatgtcatggaaAAACTGACATTCAATTCTCATCTTTGGGAATTTGGAGGGCGTTTTTGTGGATGTAGACATTTcctaaaacaaatgtgtttacagaaaaATCTCCGGGGAAAAGGAAAGTAAAAGGAATGTCTAGGGAAAGCAGTGTCttactccctcactcactcactcactcactctctgtgaATGTTCTGGAGCCTTTTCCCACATGAACATTATCCGTATATATTTGATGTGTAAGCTGGTAGAAAAGTGTGTGGAGAGACTTGAACTGTGTGCATTCTCATGTTCTTGCCCCAGAGGACTTCTTCATTCAGGAACATGTCCTGACATCAGTGCAGCAGTAACGTGAAGAATGAACTGGAGCCGTCGATCTGTCGTTTAGCTTCGAGGTTCGGGACAAGATCAAACCTGTTTGTCTGGAAATCGTCGTGTTGTCAAGACTCTGCAGGACAGACCTACTTAAATCCACTTAGTGATCCCTTAACTGCTACCACAGGTCACTGAACCAGAGGTTTACACTGAACTAAACCCGTCTCTCTCCTTAGTTACATGTAGTCACAAGTAGCTTTAATTAATTCTAGAGATGAAGTAATGCTTGCTGTGCAGAGTTGAGAAATCGTTTGCAAGGTTTGGTCGTATTTTTGCATCTTCTACCACGtctctttttttcacagtgtctttttgtcacacttaaCTTTGTCACTTTTCTGTCTGGAAATACTTTGTCTTCTCCATCACATTCTAAGATTCTCCGTACGGTTAAGGCTTTGGAAATGACGAGTCATGCTCCCAGCAGCCTGATTCATTCAGATTATAGTCATCTCTGAATGTCCACAAAAGCAACCTGGtcatctatctataaatgcaaagGAACGTCTGCATTAATCCAACTGTTTGTTTGACACAGGCTTTAAACTTCctcagggcaccagtgtgttttttaaaagggttgtttctgtttctgttcacaaaaaaacgaaaatacacaaaatacaggcACATATTGAACGGGTTCTGCACTCGTTTGGTATATTTCCATGAGTGGAATCTCGTGTTTTGGGCACATAGTGTTTCTGAAGATCGGTTTAGCCGCGTCTCCTTGGAGTGGAACGGTTTGGTACAGTGCACTCTGTGGTTTTTATGTCACGTTCATTGTCGTCAAAGCCCGGCCCAGGGCTCGACTCTTCCAAACCATGGATCTGGTCCCGTCACGTTGTCCTCTTCTGTCCGCAGGTGGCTTTGGCGTCAGAGGATCCGCGTGCACTTGGAGGGAACGGGAATCAACCCGGCGCCGGTGGATCTCCACGAGCAGCAGCTGAGCCTGGAGCAGCACAACCAAGCTCACCGCAACACCGCCGCGGACAATCAGAGGAGTACGGACTCGTCTGTGTAATCTGTCCTCGTCTGTCCGTCACTTTGtatgtggaaatgttttttttgttcttcctctAATTCAGTGAGTCTTCTCAGGGCCAGGAACTCTATACGAGACCGTCTCCAAGCCCTGTCTCCTCCCGGTCAGGAGCCTGAATGAAATCTTCATCGGAGAGTCTTTGTCGTCCAGGTACCGCGGTCTTCTGAAGCGATGCATGGAATTCAGTCTTAACCGTGTgcttgtgtgcttgtgtgcgtgCCCCGCCTCCTTGTTAATCCACCACTTTCTTGCTTGTTCCTCCTACAACTCATCAGTGGAATCTCTTTCCACTACAGGGAGAAGTTTAAACCCTTCAAACACCATGTTAACCATTTGCTTCATAGGGCTTCCTACTATGAGATTTCTGTGGACGACGGCCCTTGGGAGAAGCAGAAGAGTTCAGGTCTCAGTATCTGCACAGGAACTGGATCCAAAGCCTGGTACGTTTTTCCATCCATGTCAGCTTAAATCTATGGTCATTTCATatgttttccaacaggaaactgaagtttgtgtcattttgtacaacactcactctcccgcaccaaagtccatagagaaaatcagcatttttagcttgtgAGGACACAGGAATTGCTCGTCTCCTGCTGAGTCATTTGGCCATTTTTTGCTATTTTGCTAAATCCATCTAAATCCGTTTTCCgttaagtcacaaaataacacatttcaacttcactgatggaggcagcagtggatcaacgactcctgtgagctgtggcataaaatcgctgattttctctatggagtttggtgtgggagagtgagcggtttacaaaagGGActcaaacttgagtttccttgttcacactgtgtcacactgtgtcacactgtgtcacactgtgtcatactgtgtcacactgtgtcacactgtgtcacactgtgtcatCCTGTGTCTGTTCACACCGTAAATCCTCTGCCTCTGGGTTCACAGGTCATATAACATCAACAAACTTGCTGAACAGGCTGTGGAGGAGGTTTTAAAAATAGGTACGTGTTGTATTTGTCGAACCTAaactttgtttaggttgtcctAATGAATTAAAGTCAATGCGGTGTCCTTAGCTGTGTAAAGctttaataacacatttccttcttctttcaGGAAAGTTCCTCTCAGGTCTTGATATTCCACTTAATCGGGAATTTATTGAGAGAGGTGAGTTGATCGGTTTGTTATTCTTTCACACTTCAAAGCCactttgtgtcatgtgacaatggtgtgtgttttcagtcactgaCAGATACAACGAGGCTCTGGTGTTTGCTCCAGACGACAGACGTCTGCTGTACAGCATCAGAGAGCCCATCGTTAACAGAGTCTTCTCCAACAGTCGACAGAGAGGCTTCGCCAGCAAGTGAGTCACCAAAGTGTCCCgtcactgttacactgttacactgatGAATTAAAAcgataaatgtaaaaaaatctattttaaacTCACTTCTCCTCACAGTTTGGTTGTAATTGCAACTGTTCTCCCTAAATATTTAccttatacagtatgtacaatttacaatacacacacactaagtgAATTTAACATCACAACCAACCTGTAAGGcgattttagtgtttttttaagagaaATTTAAGGAgtttaaaactgatttttaacGTTGGCGTTAATATTAATGAATCCCAATTCATTATTTCAGGATAATTTGATTGTTTGGGTGTATTGTATATTGTTCATCGTATATGATATTAAATATTGTGACGTTGTACAGTATTTTTGTGTTACCTGCTCAGTGAGAACAGTTTTATGGAggaaaaaattaagaaaatattcacatttaagaagctgaaacaatcttGAATCaaacagaaatcttgttttaatcatgaaaaaagctttgaaacaATTagtcaattatcaaaatagttgacgattcatttagtattCCATTAACAATGGATTCATcgaataattgtttcagctgtatTTATGACATGGATGTAACGAATGCGactaatattacaaaaaacactacTTTCTAAATGTAACGTTACAATAAACACGactttgtgtttgcatgttgtaTCGTcgtaattcacacacacaagaaaaatgaTTGTTCATGATTTTATTGCGATAAATGTAAAAATTGGCTTCAAACTCTTACAAtacattgttttttgtgtggaaaCCAATCATTGTCCAGCTGAAAAGATGCAGCTCCCACTTGTGTCACTTGAAAATAAACCACTGCGATTGGGTGTTTTCAAGTCACTCGCatgaaataataaagatataaaGATTCGTCACGCTCACACAGATTGTTCCGTATATCGTCGTTGCTAAAGGAAAAACGCTGACCATGGAAGTGTTTTGGGTTCTTTCCCCAGAGTGTGCGTCCGCTCCCGCTGCTGGGACGCCTGCATGGTGGTCGACGGCGGGACGTCGTTCGAGTTCAACGACGGCGCCATCGCCACCATCAGCATGAGCGGGGACGATCAGCTGAGGACTGTGGTTCTACAGAACTGAGGTGCTTTTACCCTCCACAAGTGTTAAATATCTTAATTCCTCACAGAGAAACAGGTGTTAAACGTTAATATTGTTTAATCAAacgggatttaaaaaaaataataattctaaatcgttttttatttcccccccaaatgatttctttaaatCTTTCTTTAGAGTTTTGGTTTTGAACCTGGATGATCGTGGCTTTGACAATGATGGTTGTAACGCTGGGAGACCTGACGATTGTGACACTATAGTTATATAGGatagttctgttttatttttttgtcatgtggTTGTTTGAGTCATTTAGGAAGGATACAATATCTGTGGTATCTTAAGAATacttttgctgctttatctcactgttagacggcGTTATgtcaacaggaaacagacacttgtgtgactttgtaacgcgctcactctcccatgccaaatcccattgagaaaattagtgattttacctcacagctcacaggagttgtttatCACTTTTGCCTCCATTGAAAAGTTTAAGTGTTTCATTATTTTGACTTCAGTATTTGAAagactttgtttggatttacctccAATGAAAGAATGaccaaaggaggcagcagtggaccagcagctcccgtgtcaCCTggaagctaaaaatgctgattttctctatgggctttggtgtgggagagtgagcggtttacaaagtgatacaaacagtgagatgaagtggTGAACATAAGCAGGAGACATCGTAAACTTCAgaaagcacagaaaaaaaaaacggtcgCTGCCTTGTACAACCACACGtccaaaaaatacagtatggtgtgaataaataaaatagtgcaACTTTCAGTCATGGTTCAGACAAAGATTGTTGTGATGATGAGAGAAATAATGTGAGTGATTGTTACTTTTcttactatgatatttttggcAGAGGGTTTATTTTTTCATAGTGGTTGGTTGGtgggtgtttttaaaaatagaaaaaagaagaaaaagagaagagaagctgGGAGGAACGACTGAAGTGCACTAAAATCAGAATGTTGCCCTGAAAGTGTGGATGTTTGACGGGGTCCCTCATGAACAAAAGAAAGACTTTAAAGGTTTTAGTCTCTGACGtattaagaaaatgttttttgctgctctgtctcactgttagacggTCTATTCTCGCTGGAAATGGTGTGGAAACTcacacaccaaattccatagagaaaatcacagggacacaagCCGCTTaactactgctgcctcctgtggtagGTTTGTGTTACTGCGGTCAATCTGAACGAGGAATTCCAAACACCGAAGtcccaaaataaaacatttaaagtgacTAATGGAGgtggcagtggatcaacaactcctgtgtgctgcgatGTAAAAACTGCTGATTTTCCCGTGGGggagtttcctgttgaaaaagtctgtctcacagtgagttgAAGaagtataaaatattattatctatttattttttcttttgtccattTAGCTCCATGTTTTAGGTCAATCCTTCGTCTTGTAACGGTCACATACGGgaaaaaatgaacaaagaaaaacagttaaACTGCTGTATCTGATGTGAGCTgatcaaagaagaaaaagaaagctttAAGAACGGGCCTTGGTGACTGATGTACACACTGTGGCGTCACTACGTCATACCACATCACACCAGCAGGGGTTGTTTACAGATAAGACATTGTATTATGCAGCGTGCCAAAggcagcgcctccttgtggaaATGGTGATGTGTcactaaatgtaaatatgtttttgtttaaattggaTAAAAGTGGTCTGGAAATTAAATGCTGccgtttttccttcttttcaaCTCGTCACTGCGTCCTTTTCTGTAATTACATTTGTCGTaaatttggttttttttcaacaccatgtttgacatttttttgactgtttttgttgcctttgtGCATTTTTTAATCGTCTTACAGAGGTCGTAACTCTAGACGTTTTTTATAACGgagttttaatttagtttttgattattttatttctcactGTACGATGACAATATTTAGTTTGACACCCACATTTTACTGAATTTGTACGAGGGCTTAATGCCattttttacttgtttaatgttttttttgtcattttaatgtcttcagacactgagacactttTTCTGTTCTTGGGAAAATATTTTGATATAGTTCTgacatttttacctttttttttttacacatgtcattttaatgtctaAGATCTGAATTTGAATCTTGAACTGaggtttttctctttaaaaaagaaaattgatatAGGTTTTGaatttgatatttttgatttttattctgAAATCATTTGTGACTTTCATACAATACTGAGCTTTCGGAtatttttgacaggtttttttccttttcatctgcatatttgtctttaaatgtatCATGTAGGCTTTTATGGACACCAGACTAAACCTGAATTTTTGGTTCACTGTTTGTGACAGCTTTTATCTTCTTACTGAGATTTTTTATCTCTTGATAAATTTGTCATTAATCAGTCTTTTGACTGATTGACTCACTTTAGTTTGACACCTTAAACGTCGttaaatacaatacatttatcACTTACTTTTTCCACACTTACATAAACTGATTTGACGTagtgttttaattcaatttgACTTTTTAGATCATATGATGCTGATGAAGAACATTTTGTTAGTAAATCTTGAggttttgtgttaaaaaaagatCACATGAAAAGTCAACAATTACCAAATTAACTTTTTATTCTCTAACAACCAAATTCAAGTAATTGGAGAAATCAAATTCAGTTGATTTACTCGGGACAGGAAATGAATACAAACTTGTTTTCCATCGACAGccacatgatgacatcatgatggAAAAACAGTGACACAGCGAGTGAACCCGTATGAAAACGTCAAGTTTCAAGTTAACATTTGGAAAatgtggagataaaaaaaaaacgtcatcttttttacataaaaacttTTTTCGGATTTAAAAAAACTCAACATCACAATAAAACGTCGGAAATATTCAATAACACTCTGTTCAGACGTTCAACATTTACATTGTCGCTCTTTTTTTAGCCTAcctaaagggatagttcaagtGTTCAGTATTCCTCATATTTCAAGTTTTGCGTCGGCTGCACCACAGGATTCTCGTCGTTTGCTTCAGCAGCTtgatttttaatatttgaacTTGAGCGCAAAAAGATTCAAGTAATGTGATGTATAGACATCGTAAATACCAATCATTAGTGATAAGACTTCCAAAGTCCCAATGTTTGTGTGGGTCACTTGATTCAAGTTTAGTATACTACGAccgttagcttagcattagcatcaTGAGAGGAATCGCCAGTTGCGTTTACTGTGAGtaaaaaatgaatcatacaGTGATCAAAGTTACACAAGTAATATAAGGCTCAAAAAACAGTAGGCAGTCACGCTTTCAGTGGAAAGATAAGTTAGCGGGGCCACAGGGACAAACAGGACTTTAGCTACTTAATAAACAGGCTCACTTCATACGATGTCTGTCACTTTAAGAACACGCTCActgctttgtctctgtgttagACAGAcatttctgactggaaactaaaAGACTCACTCTCAGAATCAGGGATTTTTAGCTCACAGCGACACAAGCTTCTGTTCCACTGCTGGCCTCTTTTCACATGTATGGTCACTTGTATGAAtcagaacaaaggatttcataGAATGACACATGTAAACTGACCcatggaggcggcagtggatcaacgactcctgtgtgtcgtggtgtaaaatcactgattttctctatggggtttgatGTGGGGAAGGTGATTAAAACTTGAGTTTTTTCTGGAGAAAGAAAGTCTGTAGCTCCGATGAAGCTGAGGATGGACATGAGATTGATTagcttgatttttaaaaagtcagtTACCATGAACGTTctcatatatttaaaaagatacaatttttttttttttttatcaatgatCGCGcttgtataaaaacaaatctgtcttCTCCAGTGACGACCTCATTTGTTGCACGTCTATATATAAACCACAAGGTTTGCAAGTGATGATATTTCATGAGGTTCCCTGAATGCATTTCAAAGCTGCTCCTTTAAACATTCAACCCCACTGTAGATCCAGCAGAAGAGAtggaaatttaccagggtctttgaatgcatctctcATGCACTAGAATATTCAAATAGCACTTTTCTAAAGATTCTAAAGTTATTATAGGCTAGCATGAATGTATTGGAGGTGAGCGTTTTTGTGAAGCTGGTAAAATTGGTTTGTCCTGTTGTCCCCGCTGGCAAGTCTTTTGTCACATGGCTAAAATCACAGGAGACGATGTCTGTAGCTTATATACCACATTTAAAAATCCAGATTATCccttttttgattaaaaaaaaaaaaaaagtcattttggtTCACTCTGCGACTCAGTTCTGTGAAAGCAGCAAACGTTAAAGGCAGTTTCTGTAGCAGCAGGAAATACTGACCcctgtctgtgagtgagtgtgcgtgtgctgGGATTTACAGTGTGAACCTCAGCCGACACCTGCTGCCGTACATGCTGCGGTCACCGCTGACGGCGCCGACGAGCGTGCTGGCGGGCGTGGCCCGGGCGATGCCGGAGAACGGCCGCGAGTTGACGGAGATGCGGGGGAGCTCTTTCTTCAGCGTGGCCAACTGGTTGTCGGGGACGAGGCCGTAGACGTCCAGCAGGGACAGCGAGGGCAGCGTCTTGCCGAGGTCACTGCGAGGACGGAGACGCACAGGTGTTAAGATTGAGATTCCTTGACCTCAGCGACCCAGTGAGGAACAAACGAGCAGCGAGAGGGAGACTTACGTGAGAGCGGCGAGGTGAATGTGGTAGCAGCGGCTCAGGGACAGATGCTGCAGGTGTTTGAGTTGAGCCAGGACGGGGAAGCTGTCGGCCATGATCAGAGTGCTGTCACTGCAACACGAGGAAGAGGAACAACAGTGAGACACGTGCTTTCAGATGCTGTCGAccagaccgtttgtgatatacagtatagat
This Solea solea chromosome 19, fSolSol10.1, whole genome shotgun sequence DNA region includes the following protein-coding sequences:
- the nadk2 gene encoding NAD kinase 2, mitochondrial isoform X2, with translation MSRGSAVNLLCLGNRAVSVLYGSPPRSLLHLSAYNAGSLKPRSGFRPEKVAVVTKTTRYEFEQQRYRFAGLSEDDLKQLLAMKGSSYSGLLERHNIHTNNVEHIVKSLRSKGINVRVVKRGEYDAEVVRWADAIISAGGDGTMLLVASKVLSKDKPIVGVNTDPERSEGHLCLPVRYTRAFPEALDKLFRGEFRWLWRQRIRVHLEGTGINPAPVDLHEQQLSLEQHNQAHRNTAADNQRRPGTLYETVSKPCLLPVRSLNEIFIGESLSSRASYYEISVDDGPWEKQKSSGLSICTGTGSKAWSYNINKLAEQAVEEVLKIGKFLSGLDIPLNREFIERVTDRYNEALVFAPDDRRLLYSIREPIVNRVFSNSRQRGFASKVCVRSRCWDACMVVDGGTSFEFNDGAIATISMSGDDQLRTVVLQN
- the nadk2 gene encoding NAD kinase 2, mitochondrial isoform X3, which translates into the protein MKGSSYSGLLERHNIHTNNVEHIVKSLRSKGINVRVVKRGEYDAEVVRWADAIISAGGDGTMLLVASKVLSKDKPIVGVNTDPERSEGHLCLPVRYTRAFPEALDKLFRGEFRWLWRQRIRVHLEGTGINPAPVDLHEQQLSLEQHNQAHRNTAADNQRRPGTLYETVSKPCLLPVRSLNEIFIGESLSSREKFKPFKHHVNHLLHRASYYEISVDDGPWEKQKSSGLSICTGTGSKAWSYNINKLAEQAVEEVLKIGKFLSGLDIPLNREFIERVTDRYNEALVFAPDDRRLLYSIREPIVNRVFSNSRQRGFASKVCVRSRCWDACMVVDGGTSFEFNDGAIATISMSGDDQLRTVVLQN
- the nadk2 gene encoding NAD kinase 2, mitochondrial isoform X1 — its product is MSRGSAVNLLCLGNRAVSVLYGSPPRSLLHLSAYNAGSLKPRSGFRPEKVAVVTKTTRYEFEQQRYRFAGLSEDDLKQLLAMKGSSYSGLLERHNIHTNNVEHIVKSLRSKGINVRVVKRGEYDAEVVRWADAIISAGGDGTMLLVASKVLSKDKPIVGVNTDPERSEGHLCLPVRYTRAFPEALDKLFRGEFRWLWRQRIRVHLEGTGINPAPVDLHEQQLSLEQHNQAHRNTAADNQRRPGTLYETVSKPCLLPVRSLNEIFIGESLSSREKFKPFKHHVNHLLHRASYYEISVDDGPWEKQKSSGLSICTGTGSKAWSYNINKLAEQAVEEVLKIGKFLSGLDIPLNREFIERVTDRYNEALVFAPDDRRLLYSIREPIVNRVFSNSRQRGFASKVCVRSRCWDACMVVDGGTSFEFNDGAIATISMSGDDQLRTVVLQN